The following are from one region of the Planktothrix sp. FACHB-1365 genome:
- a CDS encoding hydrogenase gives MEPTYETLKQQLTALSQRYPNLGSRLTEAAQHLKTAGTPPAKSLVDEVIAYSKDFSEIQQKFVAQGQQGAAQATSVKQLQNLLQTLTATPGHQKTHQQALQILEQVLSLTHSEQKDFPPLQTAQNQAREFQQSITQQTNQLHSVAEALAAGNHPLVALVNLVEKQDQLDDNQWAILEEQITKAFGKSLGVAISRRKINFTVQPPAPVATVPKPQIPDIVILDEPQGSASPELIIVPSIDVTKLPPTIDGKNIVFGNAPLVSKPQEKATLSNINLKILVHLQGLGDRTFTAREYAGTRGQGRRLEALQINIDPPIAGLSLRYMAHIANVGDTPWISEGQLVGERGKNRQIEGFMIELTGPQAANYTVFYTAHIQNKGDVPVCTNGQYCGTKGQGLRVEGLKVWIEAK, from the coding sequence GTGGAACCGACTTACGAAACCTTAAAACAACAACTGACTGCATTATCTCAACGCTATCCTAATTTAGGGAGTCGTCTTACCGAAGCTGCACAACACCTCAAAACCGCAGGAACTCCCCCAGCAAAAAGCTTAGTGGATGAAGTAATTGCTTACTCTAAAGACTTTAGCGAAATTCAACAAAAATTCGTCGCCCAAGGACAACAAGGTGCTGCTCAAGCAACCTCTGTAAAACAGTTACAGAATTTATTACAAACCTTAACCGCCACCCCTGGACATCAGAAGACTCACCAACAAGCGTTGCAAATTTTAGAGCAAGTTCTCTCTCTGACTCACAGCGAACAAAAGGATTTTCCCCCCTTACAAACCGCTCAAAATCAAGCCAGAGAATTCCAACAATCTATTACTCAACAAACCAACCAACTGCATTCTGTCGCCGAAGCCTTAGCGGCTGGAAATCATCCGTTAGTGGCTTTAGTAAATCTAGTCGAAAAACAAGATCAATTAGATGATAATCAATGGGCAATTTTAGAAGAACAAATTACTAAAGCCTTTGGTAAGTCTCTGGGTGTGGCAATTTCCAGAAGAAAAATTAATTTCACCGTTCAACCTCCCGCCCCAGTTGCAACCGTTCCTAAACCACAAATTCCTGATATTGTGATCTTGGACGAGCCCCAAGGATCGGCTAGTCCAGAATTAATTATTGTTCCCAGTATTGATGTTACCAAATTACCTCCAACTATTGATGGGAAAAATATTGTTTTTGGCAATGCACCCCTTGTATCTAAACCCCAAGAAAAGGCAACCCTTTCTAATATTAATTTAAAAATTTTAGTCCATTTACAAGGTTTAGGCGATCGCACCTTTACCGCCAGAGAATACGCCGGAACACGAGGTCAAGGACGGCGTTTAGAAGCTCTGCAAATTAACATTGATCCCCCCATTGCGGGTTTAAGTCTGCGCTATATGGCTCATATTGCCAACGTTGGGGATACCCCCTGGATTTCCGAAGGACAATTAGTAGGAGAACGGGGAAAAAACCGACAAATTGAGGGATTTATGATTGAACTCACCGGCCCCCAAGCTGCAAACTACACGGTTTTCTATACAGCCCACATCCAAAATAAAGGCGATGTTCCCGTCTGCACCAACGGCCAATACTGCGGCACAAAAGGTCAAGGTCTACGGGTAGAAGGACTTAAAGTTTGGATCGAAGCGAAGTAA
- the cobS gene encoding adenosylcobinamide-GDP ribazoletransferase, whose product MSDNKLIRSLSEFFQRQGAALAAAIAFYTCFPIPLSWSLEFRGIARFAPVIGILIGGILSLIDGGLFLLGCPVFTRCVLVILAGIGITGGLHLDGAMDTADGLAVGDPNRRLEVMTDSVTGAFGVMAAIAIILLKVSALQDLSADRGLILMAVAGWGRWGQLVAIARYPYLKATGKGAFHKDTPYSSWDLVPGALLLIGLSGIIVLLHPQHWLVAVGLALGGSAIAILSGAWFNARLGGHTGDTYGAVVEWTEALLLVWVVALQG is encoded by the coding sequence ATGTCAGATAATAAGCTGATTCGATCACTTTCTGAATTTTTCCAGCGACAGGGTGCAGCGTTAGCGGCGGCAATTGCCTTTTATACCTGTTTCCCTATCCCCCTATCTTGGTCGTTGGAGTTTCGAGGAATTGCCCGTTTTGCCCCAGTGATTGGGATATTAATCGGCGGAATTTTAAGCTTAATTGATGGGGGATTATTCCTACTCGGTTGTCCGGTATTTACCCGTTGTGTCTTAGTCATTCTAGCCGGAATTGGGATCACCGGAGGATTACATTTAGATGGAGCAATGGATACGGCTGATGGTTTAGCCGTGGGCGATCCGAATCGACGCTTAGAGGTGATGACCGATAGTGTGACGGGGGCTTTTGGGGTGATGGCCGCGATCGCAATTATATTATTAAAGGTTTCTGCTTTACAAGATTTGAGTGCGGATCGAGGCTTAATTTTAATGGCGGTGGCTGGATGGGGACGTTGGGGACAGTTAGTGGCGATCGCTCGTTATCCTTATTTGAAAGCCACCGGAAAAGGAGCCTTTCACAAGGATACTCCCTATTCCTCCTGGGATTTAGTTCCCGGTGCACTATTGTTAATCGGCTTAAGTGGGATTATTGTGCTTCTCCATCCTCAGCATTGGTTAGTGGCTGTAGGTCTAGCTTTAGGGGGAAGTGCGATCGCCATTTTAAGCGGGGCTTGGTTTAATGCTCGTCTGGGAGGACACACCGGAGATACTTATGGGGCCGTTGTTGAATGGACAGAAGCCTTGCTTTTAGTTTGGGTGGTTGCCTTACAAGGATAG
- the tgt gene encoding tRNA guanosine(34) transglycosylase Tgt translates to MSHPFSFEVQACCSQTKARVGLFHTPHGWVETPRFMPVGTLANVKTLTPAHLKDAGAQMVLSNTYHLHLQPGEKIVAGAGGLHRFMGWDGPMLTDSGGFQVFSLSEIRTITEDGVTFRSPHDGKIINFTPERSIQIQNELGADVIMAFDECPPYPASREAVLKATERTKRWLERCINAHQRSDQALFAIVQGGIYSDLRQKAAQELVEFDLPGYAIGGVSVGEPVTLIEKIVQVTTPILPFNKPRYLMGVGTYREMAQAIAAGVDLFDCVIPTRLARHGAALIKGERLNLKNAQFREDFQPLDETCPCYTCQNFSRAYVSHLVRAKELLGYTLISIHNVTELIRFTQRIREAILNHRFAEEFQFWLSPAPDTETVLDEVEINKRSHG, encoded by the coding sequence ATGTCACACCCTTTTTCCTTTGAAGTTCAGGCGTGCTGTAGTCAAACAAAAGCCCGTGTTGGGTTATTTCATACCCCCCATGGTTGGGTTGAAACCCCGCGATTTATGCCTGTGGGAACCTTAGCCAATGTCAAAACCTTGACTCCAGCCCACCTAAAGGATGCAGGTGCCCAGATGGTTTTATCTAATACCTATCACCTGCATTTACAGCCAGGGGAAAAGATTGTGGCGGGCGCCGGAGGTTTGCATCGATTTATGGGGTGGGATGGCCCGATGTTGACGGATTCTGGGGGGTTTCAAGTCTTTAGTTTAAGTGAAATTCGCACCATCACCGAAGACGGAGTAACGTTTCGTTCTCCCCATGATGGGAAAATCATTAACTTTACCCCAGAACGTTCTATCCAAATTCAAAATGAATTAGGGGCAGATGTGATTATGGCTTTTGATGAATGTCCCCCCTATCCCGCCAGTCGAGAAGCGGTTTTAAAAGCCACCGAACGCACCAAACGCTGGTTAGAACGTTGTATTAATGCCCATCAACGCAGCGACCAAGCTTTATTTGCCATTGTACAGGGGGGTATTTATTCTGATTTACGACAAAAAGCGGCTCAAGAATTAGTTGAATTTGATTTACCTGGATATGCCATTGGTGGGGTAAGTGTGGGGGAACCTGTAACATTAATTGAAAAAATTGTTCAGGTGACAACGCCAATTTTACCCTTTAATAAACCCCGTTATTTAATGGGGGTAGGAACCTATCGGGAAATGGCTCAAGCCATTGCTGCTGGGGTGGATTTATTTGATTGTGTCATTCCCACACGTTTAGCCCGTCATGGCGCGGCGTTAATTAAGGGAGAACGATTGAATTTAAAAAATGCTCAATTTCGAGAGGATTTTCAACCGTTAGATGAAACTTGTCCCTGTTATACCTGTCAAAATTTTAGTCGAGCCTATGTGAGTCATTTAGTCCGGGCTAAGGAACTCTTAGGCTATACGTTAATCTCGATTCATAATGTTACCGAATTAATTCGATTTACCCAACGCATTCGAGAGGCGATTTTAAACCATCGATTTGCAGAAGAATTCCAATTTTGGTTAAGTCCAGCACCGGATACTGAAACCGTTTTAGACGAAGTTGAAATCAATAAACGTAGTCACGGCTAA
- a CDS encoding ribonuclease HII, translated as MIEDDSPTPILIAGVDEVGRGALFGPVVAAAVILSENSMTQLTRAGVKDSKKLTPGVRSRLALEIKAIAIDCKIGWASVREIDRFNILQATLLAMKRAIFKLNPQPELCLIDGNQKIPQLFIPQQTIIKGDSTSLVIAAASIVAKVWRDELITRLAEKYPQYDLKQNKGYGTAKHRQAIQQYGVTSQHRQSFSCCQLSLPLEYNER; from the coding sequence ATGATAGAAGATGATTCTCCAACTCCGATTTTAATCGCAGGAGTGGATGAAGTTGGACGAGGTGCTTTATTTGGCCCTGTGGTAGCAGCAGCCGTGATTTTATCTGAAAATAGTATGACCCAATTAACCCGTGCTGGGGTGAAAGATAGTAAGAAATTAACCCCTGGGGTGCGATCGCGGTTAGCCCTGGAAATCAAAGCGATCGCCATTGATTGTAAAATTGGTTGGGCTTCTGTGCGAGAAATTGATCGCTTCAATATTTTACAAGCGACATTATTAGCCATGAAACGCGCTATTTTTAAGTTAAATCCCCAACCCGAACTTTGTTTAATTGATGGGAATCAAAAAATTCCTCAATTATTCATTCCCCAACAAACCATCATCAAAGGTGATAGTACATCTTTGGTAATTGCAGCCGCCAGTATTGTCGCCAAAGTTTGGCGAGATGAATTAATTACTCGTTTAGCGGAAAAATATCCTCAATATGATTTAAAACAAAATAAAGGTTACGGAACTGCAAAACACCGTCAAGCCATTCAACAGTATGGTGTAACTTCTCAACATCGTCAATCTTTTAGTTGTTGTCAATTATCCTTACCTTTAGAGTACAATGAAAGATAG